In the genome of Methanomassiliicoccus sp., the window CGGCCATGATCGAAGCGGCCGGCGAACTGGTGAAGGACGAGGTTCCGTTCAGCATCTGCCTCACCACCGACGAGGAGGAGCAGATGGAGGGAGTGGATGCCATCGTCAAGGAGGATCTTGTGCGCAAGGCCAAGGGCATCCTCATCATGGAGCCCACCGAGCTCGCCCCGGCGTATCGAGAGAAGGGGGTCTTCCGTTTCCGGCTGACCACCCGAGGCCGGGCCGCTCACGCCAGCCAGCCGTGGCTGGGGGATGACGCCATACTCAAGATGCATTACTGCCTCGACCGCCTGCTGGACCTGGCGGAGATGTCCTCCCAGCGATCCACCGGAATGACGGTGTGCTTCTCCACGATCAAGGGGGGCAACAAGAACAATGTCGTCTCGGACCACTGCACGGTGGAGGTCGACATCCGGCATCCGTCGACCCAGACCGCTAACGACATAGAGGATATCATCGTCAACCGGCTCCGGGGCGAGGTGTACGAGATGAAGATCGAGTACACCCTGGGAGCGTTCGAGTCCGATCCCGGTTCGGAGATCAGCCAGGTACTGTCCAACTTCCTGGGCACCGACCCCATCGTCGTGCCGTACGCCACCGAGGCCCCCAAGTACGCGGCGGTGAACCCCCACGTTTACATCTGCGGCCCCGGGGACCCCCATCTTGCGCATACTGCCGACGAGTTCGTGGAGATCCAAGAGCTAGAAGAGGCGTACGACATGATCGTGCACCTCGCAAGGTACGTTCAGGGGTAGACGCGGGAGACCGTCCGGGGGAACGGCACCGCGTCCCGGATGTGCTCCAGGTCGCAGATGAACTTGACGACCCGCTCGATGCCTAGCCCGAACCCGGAGTGCGGAACCGAACCGAAGCGGCGCAGGTCCAGGTACCACTGGTACGGGTCCTGGCAAATGTCCTGCGCCTGCATCCGGGCGATGAGCTTGCCGAGATCCGTCTCCCTCTCCGAGCCGCCGATGATCTCGCCGAAGCCTCCGGGGGCCAGAAGGTCGGCGCAGGCGTAGGTCCGAGGGTCCTCGTCGTCCTCCTTCATGTAGAATGCCTTGCACTCCTTGGGGTAGTTGGTCACGAACACTGGCACCGTCTCCTCGGCCGTAAGGGCGCGCTCTTCCGGCGCGCCCAGATCGCATCCCCAACCGATCTCGTAGCCCTGTCCTTGAAGCTTCTCCATCGCCTTGGAGTAGGTCATTCGCTTGAACGGCGGGACGATGGCCTTCAGCGGCTCGATGTTCTTGCGCACGAGCGACAGATCCTCCGCGGCGTTCTTGAGGACCCCCTGGACCATCGCCGTCACCAACTGCTCCTGGATCTCCATGTTCCCCCGGTTATCGACCCATGCCTCCTCGAGTTCCAGGTGCCAGTACTCGGTCAGGTGCCTGGTCGTGCGCGACTTCTCCGCCCGGAACGATGGGGTGATGGAGTACACGCGGTCTAGGGAGAAGATGAGCGCCTCGAGGTACATCTGCGCGCTCTGGCTGAGGTATGCATCGCGATCGAAGTACTTCAGCTTGAACAGGGTGGTCCCGCCCTCGCAGGCGTTCGTGGTCAGGATCGGTGGGGTCACCTCGGTGAAGTTGTTCTCCCTCAGCCAATCGCGGGCCGAGGCCATCGCCACGGCCTTGATGTGCATGACCGCGGTCTGCTCCCGGGAACGTATCCACAGGTGGCGGTTATCGAGCAGCAACTCCTCGCTCTGGTACTCGGTGATAGGGAAGATAGCGGCCGGACCGACGACGGTGAAGGCAGTAGCTCGAAGCTCCTTTCCCCCCGGGGCGCGCTTATCGTCGAAGAGCCTGCCCCTGACCTTGACCGAAGATTCGACGGTCACGCCGTGCGCCGCCTCGAAATCCGGCTCTGGCAGGTTACCTTTCTTCACGGTCACTTGGATTATGCCGGTATGGTCCCTCAGCACGAGGAAGACGATTGCACCGCTAGACCGGGCACGGTAGATCCATCCCCGTACCTCCACCTCAGCGTCGGCAGGGGCGCTGAACAGCCGCTTCACCGGAAGGTAGGACATCATTGTTCCATTATCGTTCAACTATCTCATGATTTCGTCATGCCAGTCACCGGCGGTGAGCATGGCAGCGAGCGCCGATCGCGAATCGCTCCGCCATGGCTGCTGATCCGAAAAACGGTCTGTTCCGTGCTGGGACACGAACGGCCGGTCATCCTCTGTGGCGATGCTACCTCTCGAGCGGCTCTGGCCCAGGCAAGGGGATTTATCATAGCCGGGCCATGAGCGCTCCTGTGAGGATGAGGGACGCCGGGATCGAGGAACTGCCGGAGGTGCAGCGCATCGAGAACGCTTGTTTCCAGGAAGATCGCTACTCGGTCGAGGTCCTCGCCGCGATGCTCGAGGAGGAGGGTTTCGAGACCTTCTTGGCCGAGGAGGGCGAGGTCATGGGATCGGCCACCGTCAACTACCGCCCGGAGCTGGTGGCCGCCCAGCTGGTCTCCCTCGCCGTGCTCCCCCAGTTCCGTGGCCGGGGGGTGGCCAAGGCTCTCCTGGCCGAGGCCGAAGCCAGGGTAGGCAGGAGGGGAGCGGACCGGATGGTCCTCCAGGTCAGCGTCACCAACGTCGCCGGGCTGAACCTGTACCTACACCAGGGCTACGTACTCGATGGCATGATTGGCGACTACTACGGTCCAGGGAGAGATGCGTACTTCATGGACAAGGTGCTTGATCCCACCGCCCGTTGAATGAGGACCAGGCCAGGCGTTGAAGGGAAAATCAATATATAGACATCGTAGTATTCGGCGTGCTGTCATCCCTTGTGGATGTTGGCCGGGTGAAGGAAGATGGAAGAGACCCTATGCAACGTTGAATTCATCAAGGACAACAACGACTATATCGCAAGAGTTCAGAGCGAGATAGGCGGGGTGAGAGAGTATCGCAGCTCCTCCCTGGAAGAAGTGCTTGAACAGGTCATCATCGACCTCCAGGAAGAGTTCGAAACGGCGGGATAGAGCCTTTTTGCGCCCACGTGAATAGGGCCAACCATATTCATAGGGCATATCTTCCTATACATCCTATAGTGTCAGGAGAGGTCATCCGATGCAGAACCGGGAAAAGTCCGACTACGATACCGTCATGTCGTCCTACTTCGGGGATGATCAGGTCACTGCCCTGATCAACCTTAAGGTCGAGACCAAGGACGCCGACATCATCGCAGAGGCCATCGCGGAGAACGACGCCGTTGACGACGTTTACCTGGTGACAGGCGACACCGACATCGTGGCGGTCGTCAAGTTCGAGACCTACGGGCAGCTGAAGAGGTTCCTTATGGACACTGTGACCAGCATCCCTGGGGTTAAGGAGAGCAAGACCTTCATGGTGGTCACCACCTTCAAGAAGGGTGGCGAGCTCAAGTACGAACGGACCGAAGGTGGCCCGGAAAGCAAGTGATGAGGAAAGACCCTCCCCGCTCGACGGGGGTGAAACCAATGGTAGACAACATAAAACTCAAGCAGATAATGGACGTGTTGGACCAGTTGGCTGAGGACACCTCGGTGCCCCGCAACATCCGACGGGGCGCTACCGACGCCAAGGGGCGCCTGCAGCAGCCCAACGAGGCCATGGACGTCAGGGCGGCCAGCGCCGTGCACATACTGGACGAGCTGGCCAACGACCCGAACATCCCGCTCCACGGCAGGACGTTAATCTGGAATATCATAAGCCAGCTTGAGACGGTGAAGTGACCGCCTCAAAACCTTTTAATCACCAATCCACGTTCAGGCTCGATAGGCGGGCGTAGTCTAGTGGTTAGGACTTAAGCTTCCCAAGCTTGAAGCCCGGGTTCGAATCCCGGCGCCCGCACTTTTAAACAAACCCAGTTAAAATGTGTTCTTGTCAATAAACAGGCGTGATATCGTCATCGCATTGGACCATCCCACTATGGCACAGACAGGCAGCGTTTAGCGGGCATCAGATCGTAAGCAACTGATGCATTTCTGCCTCCGAACGATAGGATGCCCTGAGACCGCTGTTGCGTAAGCACTCGACCAGTGAGGGGCTGTCGCACGCTATCGCTCTACCAACGAGCTCCTCCCTCATGCCCAGGGGGCATTCGTCCACGAACACATGGCCTCGTTTTCTGAGCACATCCCCGAAGATGGGACACTTGTCCAAGCACAGTCGGGAGGTGAAGAACCATGCTTCGATATTGCTTGGCGCTCGATCGGCCAGCTTCTTAGACCAGCGGTTGATGTCCTGCTCCGACATGTGGGGACAGCCCAATATAATTAGATCTGGTGAGCCTAGGTCATTAGTTGACAGGCTGTCCTTGCCCACCTCCATCATCTGCATACCGGCAGGAGGAACGGATCCTCGCTGCATCCTGAAGAGGGGGATTTCAGCCAGAGCGTTCATGGCCAAAGCGAGCCTCTTGGCCTCGTCAAAGGTCGGGGCCACACCACACAGCAAAGGAATCTCTCCACTGAGCTCTCGGGATAGCGTCCAACCTAGCAGGGGGTAATCGATCGTGCCGCCACCTTTAGGAACAGTCACCGCCACAGTGGCCTGGCGATTCTCCTCCAGGTGAAGACCACGCTCGGGCGTCAGCCCTGTGATGGCCGATGCTACTGCGGTCTCGAAACTTTCGACCTCGGTCCTGGCACCAAGAATCGAGTTGGCAAAGGAAGAGGCGGCACGACCGCCCCATGCGATCACCTGATCCCTTGAGGGATGGTTTCCAGAGAGATATGGTGTGCAGGTGAATGAGTAGTTGCTCTGCAGCCTCCAGCCCTCCAGTAGTCGTTTTCGTTCCTCAGCGACGATGTCACCCGGCCCTCTAGGGTTCGCCGTGAAAGGGAGGGCGATCTTACCGGTCAGCGAGCACAACCATTTCCAGGCTTCCGGCGAGTCAACGGTGCACCAGTTAGGAAGATGCACGGACCTCACCGGGATCAGTCTGGACGATCCTTCCCGATCTCCCAGCTTCACCAGGTGGCCCATGGCCCACTCGACCGCTGGTCCCCGCCTACCGCTCAGCGCCAGCTCCTGTTCCTTACCAAGGATCAATTCTCACCTGGGCTTGCGGAGCACCACCTCATACAGTTTCTTCGTGAAAGGTGGGGATCGATCCTCGAACTCCTTGATCCATTGAAGCTCATATCTCTTGGACAACTGCCTAAGCTGGTCCTCGGAGAAAAAGTGCACCACGAAGCCCATGGGGTTCTTCCACATGTCCTCCCCCTGCGGCTCGAACT includes:
- a CDS encoding aconitase X, with amino-acid sequence MILGKEQELALSGRRGPAVEWAMGHLVKLGDREGSSRLIPVRSVHLPNWCTVDSPEAWKWLCSLTGKIALPFTANPRGPGDIVAEERKRLLEGWRLQSNYSFTCTPYLSGNHPSRDQVIAWGGRAASSFANSILGARTEVESFETAVASAITGLTPERGLHLEENRQATVAVTVPKGGGTIDYPLLGWTLSRELSGEIPLLCGVAPTFDEAKRLALAMNALAEIPLFRMQRGSVPPAGMQMMEVGKDSLSTNDLGSPDLIILGCPHMSEQDINRWSKKLADRAPSNIEAWFFTSRLCLDKCPIFGDVLRKRGHVFVDECPLGMREELVGRAIACDSPSLVECLRNSGLRASYRSEAEMHQLLTI
- a CDS encoding Lrp/AsnC ligand binding domain-containing protein, with protein sequence MQNREKSDYDTVMSSYFGDDQVTALINLKVETKDADIIAEAIAENDAVDDVYLVTGDTDIVAVVKFETYGQLKRFLMDTVTSIPGVKESKTFMVVTTFKKGGELKYERTEGGPESK
- a CDS encoding UPF0147 family protein; its protein translation is MVDNIKLKQIMDVLDQLAEDTSVPRNIRRGATDAKGRLQQPNEAMDVRAASAVHILDELANDPNIPLHGRTLIWNIISQLETVK
- a CDS encoding M20/M25/M40 family metallo-hydrolase; its protein translation is MRDKVVDTLQDLLAMDSDLHADMSTILRFTRRRLESAGMRVRLVGPERYPALIATYGKNGMLFSGHLDTVPVGDNWTMFQGEEDGNRVYGRGTCDMKGACAAMIEAAGELVKDEVPFSICLTTDEEEQMEGVDAIVKEDLVRKAKGILIMEPTELAPAYREKGVFRFRLTTRGRAAHASQPWLGDDAILKMHYCLDRLLDLAEMSSQRSTGMTVCFSTIKGGNKNNVVSDHCTVEVDIRHPSTQTANDIEDIIVNRLRGEVYEMKIEYTLGAFESDPGSEISQVLSNFLGTDPIVVPYATEAPKYAAVNPHVYICGPGDPHLAHTADEFVEIQELEEAYDMIVHLARYVQG
- a CDS encoding GNAT family N-acetyltransferase produces the protein MSAPVRMRDAGIEELPEVQRIENACFQEDRYSVEVLAAMLEEEGFETFLAEEGEVMGSATVNYRPELVAAQLVSLAVLPQFRGRGVAKALLAEAEARVGRRGADRMVLQVSVTNVAGLNLYLHQGYVLDGMIGDYYGPGRDAYFMDKVLDPTAR
- the asnS gene encoding asparagine--tRNA ligase, giving the protein MNDNGTMMSYLPVKRLFSAPADAEVEVRGWIYRARSSGAIVFLVLRDHTGIIQVTVKKGNLPEPDFEAAHGVTVESSVKVRGRLFDDKRAPGGKELRATAFTVVGPAAIFPITEYQSEELLLDNRHLWIRSREQTAVMHIKAVAMASARDWLRENNFTEVTPPILTTNACEGGTTLFKLKYFDRDAYLSQSAQMYLEALIFSLDRVYSITPSFRAEKSRTTRHLTEYWHLELEEAWVDNRGNMEIQEQLVTAMVQGVLKNAAEDLSLVRKNIEPLKAIVPPFKRMTYSKAMEKLQGQGYEIGWGCDLGAPEERALTAEETVPVFVTNYPKECKAFYMKEDDEDPRTYACADLLAPGGFGEIIGGSERETDLGKLIARMQAQDICQDPYQWYLDLRRFGSVPHSGFGLGIERVVKFICDLEHIRDAVPFPRTVSRVYP